Proteins encoded by one window of Acidipropionibacterium virtanenii:
- a CDS encoding aminotransferase class I/II-fold pyridoxal phosphate-dependent enzyme, giving the protein MTADPARFLAPRYRIRPHSILAEAITAGQQAGHEDLINFSIGDPDLTTDPRIIRAAMDDALAGHTHYTAAHGDPELVDAIVEAQRSDYGVDVDPRDVLVTASACHAMALACMAVLDPDLPFGERSEVIIPEPYFNCYDGQIEQAGGVPVHVPTAEADGFQLRADALEAAITPRTRAIILNTPTNPSGVCWTRDAQLVIARVAAEHGLLVLADDIYTSFSYAEPFIPFATLPGMAERTVTIRSFSKNYAMTGWRIGYAMGPRAIIGAMTDINENIVYSAPDPSQRAALAAIRLRHEIMPPIAELYRSRLMAAHQEICRTPNMHALEPGGAIYLWVNIADTGLSSQAVMDAMLTQAHVLTIPGPAFGASGEGYLRLAATLDVERIREAFARIRRMEIFSD; this is encoded by the coding sequence ATGACCGCCGACCCCGCCCGATTTCTGGCCCCGCGCTACCGGATCCGTCCTCATTCGATCCTGGCGGAGGCCATCACCGCAGGGCAGCAGGCCGGTCACGAGGACCTCATCAACTTCTCGATCGGCGATCCCGATCTCACCACCGATCCGCGGATCATCCGCGCCGCGATGGATGACGCCCTGGCGGGCCACACCCACTACACGGCCGCCCACGGGGACCCAGAGCTCGTCGATGCGATCGTCGAGGCCCAGCGCTCTGACTACGGCGTAGACGTCGACCCCCGCGACGTACTGGTGACCGCCTCGGCATGCCACGCCATGGCGCTGGCCTGCATGGCCGTCCTCGACCCGGACCTGCCGTTCGGGGAGCGCTCTGAGGTGATCATCCCCGAGCCCTACTTCAACTGCTACGACGGGCAGATCGAGCAGGCCGGGGGCGTCCCCGTCCACGTGCCCACCGCCGAGGCCGACGGATTCCAGCTGCGGGCCGACGCCCTGGAGGCGGCCATCACCCCCCGCACCCGGGCGATCATCCTCAACACCCCGACCAACCCGTCGGGGGTCTGCTGGACCCGTGATGCCCAGCTGGTCATCGCGCGCGTGGCCGCCGAGCACGGCCTGCTGGTGCTGGCCGACGACATCTACACCTCCTTCTCCTACGCGGAACCCTTCATCCCCTTCGCCACCCTGCCCGGTATGGCCGAGCGCACCGTGACCATCCGGTCCTTCTCGAAGAACTACGCCATGACGGGCTGGCGGATCGGCTACGCGATGGGGCCGCGGGCGATCATCGGCGCGATGACCGACATCAACGAGAACATCGTCTACTCCGCTCCGGACCCGTCCCAGCGGGCCGCACTGGCCGCGATCCGACTGCGACACGAGATCATGCCGCCGATCGCCGAGCTCTATCGCTCCCGTCTCATGGCGGCCCACCAGGAGATCTGCCGGACCCCGAACATGCACGCCCTGGAGCCGGGTGGGGCCATCTATCTGTGGGTCAACATCGCCGACACCGGGCTGAGTTCGCAAGCCGTGATGGACGCCATGCTCACCCAGGCCCATGTGCTCACCATTCCGGGGCCCGCATTCGGGGCGTCGGGGGAGGGCTACCTCAGGCTGGCCGCCACCCTCGACGTCGAGCGCATCCGTGAGGCCTTCGCCAGGATCCGCCGGATGGAGATCTTCAGTGACTGA
- a CDS encoding ABC transporter permease — translation MGSFNFLSPRIPLGSWIESFFNWFQQAFDWLISFVNFVVGGMYNGLEAVLGAPLYLIMIVILAAIAWLCASWKVAVFTLIGFYIIRAVDQWDNAMQTLSLVIVAVVIALIIAIPLGIWAAKSKKFSAIIKPILDFMQTMPSLAYFVPVIVLFGIGQVPGAIATIIFALPPGVRFTELGIRQVDTETVEAGAAFGASPGHILTRIQIPLAMPTIMAGVNQVIMLALSMVVLSGMVGAGALGGEVVAALSQVDIGLGMEAGVAVVVVAVFLDRITSGLANRTPLARAQRAS, via the coding sequence ATGGGTAGCTTCAACTTCTTGAGCCCGCGCATTCCGCTCGGCAGCTGGATCGAGAGCTTCTTCAACTGGTTCCAGCAGGCCTTCGACTGGCTGATCTCCTTCGTCAACTTCGTCGTCGGCGGCATGTACAACGGCTTGGAGGCAGTCCTCGGTGCGCCGCTGTACCTGATCATGATCGTCATCCTGGCGGCCATCGCCTGGTTGTGCGCCTCCTGGAAGGTGGCCGTCTTCACCCTCATCGGGTTCTACATCATCCGTGCCGTGGACCAGTGGGACAACGCCATGCAGACGCTGTCCCTGGTGATCGTCGCCGTGGTGATCGCCCTCATCATCGCCATCCCACTGGGCATCTGGGCCGCCAAGTCCAAGAAGTTCTCAGCCATCATCAAACCGATCCTGGACTTCATGCAGACCATGCCGTCGCTGGCCTACTTCGTGCCGGTGATCGTGCTCTTCGGCATCGGCCAGGTGCCCGGCGCCATCGCGACCATCATCTTCGCCCTGCCGCCCGGCGTGCGGTTCACCGAGCTGGGCATCCGCCAGGTCGACACCGAGACCGTGGAGGCCGGCGCCGCCTTCGGGGCCAGCCCGGGCCATATCCTCACCCGTATCCAGATCCCGCTGGCGATGCCGACCATCATGGCCGGCGTCAACCAGGTGATCATGCTGGCCCTGTCGATGGTCGTGCTGTCGGGCATGGTCGGCGCCGGTGCCCTCGGAGGCGAGGTCGTCGCCGCCCTGTCGCAGGTCGATATTGGGCTGGGCATGGAGGCCGGCGTGGCCGTCGTCGTCGTGGCTGTGTTCCTCGACCGCATCACCAGCGGCCTGGCCAACCGGACACCGCTGGCCCGGGCCCAGCGCGCCAGCTGA
- a CDS encoding YchJ family protein, whose translation MGSTEICPCGSGASLSSCCGPIIDDPRAAMTAEQLMRSRYTAHVLGRWNHLWVTWHPRTRPDLVEEDGLRWTGLEVLRVESGQEGDDAGVVEYRASFREGRRPGVLHEVARFRRRAGRWLYVDGDVLES comes from the coding sequence ATGGGTTCCACTGAAATCTGTCCCTGCGGGTCCGGTGCGTCGCTTTCCTCGTGCTGCGGTCCGATCATCGACGATCCGCGCGCCGCGATGACCGCAGAGCAGCTGATGCGCTCCCGCTACACGGCCCATGTGCTGGGCCGCTGGAATCACCTCTGGGTCACCTGGCACCCGCGGACCAGGCCCGATCTGGTGGAGGAGGACGGGCTGCGGTGGACCGGCCTGGAGGTTCTTCGGGTCGAGAGCGGTCAGGAGGGGGACGACGCCGGTGTGGTGGAGTACCGCGCCTCCTTCCGGGAGGGGAGGCGCCCCGGCGTCCTTCACGAGGTGGCCCGGTTCCGTCGGCGGGCGGGACGATGGCTCTACGTCGACGGGGACGTCCTGGAGAGCTGA
- a CDS encoding quaternary amine ABC transporter ATP-binding protein yields the protein MAIVRASHVYKVFGRHEREVVDRLKAGQSREELAHLGTAAVIDASFEVEKGETFVVMGLSGSGKSTLIRTINGLWAPSDGTIEIGDNVVSDMGAKQLRELRRDHVSMVFQHFALLPHLTVRENAAYGLKLQGKGDNNEQLEKANEWLHTVGLKGWGDKYPHQLSGGMQQRVGLARALAAETDILLMDEAFSALDPLIRREMQDELVDLQSKIQKTIIFITHDLNEAMYLGDHIAVMRNGRISQIGTSEEILTSPADDYVAEFIQDVDRTRVLTASTVMKETDAIVSAKAGPHRVIRIMEQLGISGIFVVDENRRLLGIVDDQSVVNAAREGKPDVSSIVENADILTVKPDAPLAQLFAPSSSARVPLAVVDDGYHFLGIIPRVALLDSMSRMNGGESDNGVATSLEDTGELPVITDEEPVGLEPADQRTTGPREQGSGGGSGGASAEPRHTDDPKEV from the coding sequence GTGGCTATTGTACGTGCGTCACACGTCTACAAGGTGTTCGGACGACATGAACGCGAAGTCGTCGACCGCCTGAAGGCGGGCCAGAGCCGCGAGGAGCTCGCGCATCTGGGCACCGCCGCCGTCATCGACGCGAGCTTCGAGGTCGAGAAGGGCGAGACGTTCGTCGTCATGGGCTTGTCCGGTTCGGGCAAGTCGACGCTCATCCGAACGATCAACGGCCTGTGGGCCCCCTCCGACGGCACCATCGAGATCGGAGACAACGTTGTGTCGGACATGGGCGCCAAGCAGCTTCGCGAGCTGCGCCGCGACCATGTCTCCATGGTCTTCCAGCATTTCGCCCTGCTGCCACATCTGACGGTCCGCGAGAATGCCGCTTACGGCCTGAAGCTCCAGGGCAAGGGCGACAACAACGAGCAGCTCGAGAAGGCCAATGAATGGCTGCACACCGTCGGCCTGAAGGGGTGGGGTGACAAATACCCGCACCAGCTGTCCGGCGGCATGCAGCAGCGCGTCGGTCTGGCCAGGGCGCTGGCCGCCGAGACCGACATCCTGCTGATGGACGAGGCGTTCTCCGCCCTGGATCCGTTGATCCGCCGCGAGATGCAGGATGAGCTCGTCGACCTGCAATCGAAGATCCAGAAGACCATCATCTTCATCACCCATGACCTCAACGAGGCGATGTACCTCGGCGACCACATCGCGGTGATGCGCAACGGCCGGATCTCCCAGATCGGCACCTCCGAGGAGATCCTCACGTCCCCGGCCGACGACTACGTCGCCGAATTCATCCAGGACGTCGACCGCACCCGTGTGCTCACGGCGTCGACCGTGATGAAGGAGACCGACGCCATCGTCTCCGCCAAGGCTGGGCCTCACCGGGTCATACGCATCATGGAGCAGTTGGGTATCAGTGGCATCTTCGTGGTCGACGAGAACCGGCGCCTGCTGGGCATCGTCGATGACCAGTCGGTGGTCAACGCGGCCCGGGAGGGCAAGCCCGACGTCTCCTCGATCGTCGAGAACGCCGACATCCTCACCGTCAAACCCGACGCCCCACTGGCACAGCTCTTCGCCCCCAGCTCGAGCGCCCGGGTACCTCTGGCGGTCGTCGACGACGGCTACCACTTCCTGGGCATCATCCCGCGCGTCGCGCTGCTGGACTCGATGTCACGGATGAACGGCGGCGAGTCGGACAACGGCGTCGCCACCTCCTTGGAGGACACCGGCGAACTGCCGGTGATCACCGACGAGGAGCCCGTCGGCCTGGAGCCCGCGGACCAGCGCACCACCGGCCCGCGCGAGCAGGGGAGCGGCGGTGGTTCGGGAGGAGCCTCGGCGGAACCCCGGCACACTGACGATCCCAAGGAGGTCTGA
- a CDS encoding glycine betaine ABC transporter substrate-binding protein — protein sequence MVRKKLLALTALLSAGALALSACGASNSGGGSGEASGTAAATPDQKWADCKPSDGAKDTSSMDADSKKDITIGAFNGWDESFATAGLIKNVLEKDGYKVTIKGFDAGPGYTGVAGGDIDLITDGWLPLTHADYIKKYGDKLENLGCWYDNAKLTIAVNKDSKAQSIADLKSMGKEYNNTLYGIEAGAGLTKTTQNSAIPKYGLDNMNFKVSSTPAMLSQLKKSTTAKQDIAVTLWRPHWAYDAFPVRDLKDPKGAMGGAEVLYSFGRPGFEKDFPKAAQLVKNMAFDDKNLSSLENVMFSDDKYGGENQEKAVAEWAKDNPDWIKNWQAGKLQVK from the coding sequence ATGGTGAGGAAGAAGCTTCTGGCACTCACCGCGCTGCTGAGCGCGGGAGCACTGGCCCTTTCGGCCTGCGGAGCGTCCAACAGTGGAGGAGGCTCGGGCGAGGCGTCGGGCACCGCCGCGGCGACACCGGACCAGAAGTGGGCCGACTGCAAGCCCAGCGACGGCGCCAAGGACACCAGCAGCATGGACGCCGACAGCAAGAAGGACATCACCATCGGTGCCTTCAACGGCTGGGACGAGTCCTTCGCGACCGCCGGTCTCATCAAGAACGTCCTGGAGAAGGACGGCTACAAGGTCACCATCAAGGGGTTCGACGCCGGCCCGGGCTACACGGGCGTCGCCGGAGGCGACATCGACCTCATCACCGACGGCTGGCTGCCGCTGACCCACGCCGACTACATCAAGAAGTACGGCGACAAGCTGGAGAACCTGGGCTGCTGGTACGACAACGCCAAGCTCACCATCGCCGTCAACAAGGACTCCAAGGCCCAGTCCATCGCCGACCTCAAGTCGATGGGCAAGGAGTACAACAACACCCTGTACGGCATCGAGGCGGGCGCCGGCCTGACCAAGACCACGCAGAACTCGGCCATCCCGAAGTACGGCCTGGACAATATGAACTTCAAGGTGTCCTCGACGCCGGCCATGCTGTCCCAGCTCAAGAAGTCCACCACCGCCAAGCAGGACATCGCCGTGACCCTGTGGCGTCCCCACTGGGCCTATGACGCCTTCCCGGTGCGCGATCTCAAGGACCCGAAGGGGGCCATGGGAGGCGCCGAGGTGCTCTACAGCTTCGGGCGTCCCGGATTCGAGAAGGACTTCCCCAAGGCCGCCCAGCTCGTCAAGAACATGGCCTTCGACGACAAGAACCTGTCGAGCCTGGAGAATGTGATGTTCTCCGACGACAAGTACGGCGGCGAGAACCAGGAGAAGGCCGTGGCCGAATGGGCCAAGGACAACCCCGACTGGATCAAGAACTGGCAGGCGGGCAAGCTGCAGGTCAAGTGA
- a CDS encoding spermidine synthase: MERLIPDPDRPGAWVVRMGGADQSWVDPEHPTRLEFDYMERIADHLDLHRPPGERMRVVHVGGAGMNLARYVSATRPTSPQIVLEPDARLTEEVRRKAPLPVRSGIKVRPLDGRTGIAAMRDDYADVVILDAFAGARVPGDLVTVECFTEVSRMLAPDGVLVANVTDSAPMGWSRRVVAGLGEVFSQVVLEAESATLKGRRYGNVILAASHLPLPVGEVTRRCAGAAFPFRVVHGPALERMAAGAMPFTDDAPEPSPGPPGGAGYFS; encoded by the coding sequence ATCGAACGTCTGATCCCCGACCCGGACCGGCCCGGTGCCTGGGTGGTGCGGATGGGCGGGGCCGACCAGTCCTGGGTGGATCCGGAGCACCCGACCCGCCTGGAGTTCGACTACATGGAGCGGATCGCCGACCACCTGGACCTTCACAGACCCCCGGGGGAGCGGATGCGGGTGGTACACGTCGGCGGGGCCGGGATGAACCTCGCCCGCTACGTGAGCGCCACCAGGCCGACGTCCCCCCAGATCGTTCTGGAACCCGACGCGCGGCTCACCGAGGAGGTGCGCCGCAAGGCGCCGCTGCCGGTTCGATCCGGCATCAAGGTGCGGCCCCTCGACGGGAGGACCGGGATCGCAGCGATGCGCGACGACTATGCCGACGTCGTCATCCTCGACGCCTTCGCCGGAGCCCGGGTGCCCGGCGACCTTGTGACCGTCGAGTGCTTCACAGAGGTCTCCCGGATGCTGGCGCCCGACGGCGTACTGGTGGCCAATGTGACCGACTCGGCGCCGATGGGATGGTCGCGGCGGGTGGTCGCCGGGCTGGGGGAGGTGTTCAGCCAGGTGGTGCTGGAGGCCGAGTCGGCGACGCTGAAGGGACGCCGGTACGGCAACGTCATCCTGGCCGCGAGCCATCTACCGCTCCCGGTCGGCGAGGTGACCCGGCGCTGCGCCGGGGCGGCCTTCCCGTTCCGGGTGGTCCATGGACCGGCTCTGGAGAGGATGGCCGCCGGAGCGATGCCCTTCACCGACGACGCCCCGGAGCCGTCGCCCGGGCCGCCCGGCGGGGCGGGCTACTTCTCCTGA
- a CDS encoding DUF4352 domain-containing protein, with translation MSQQTPGHQQPDPRQPYQQGPVYQGPNFPPQKPKKSIWKRWWMICLYIVVAIAVFANMGGGGGEEAATTDSSATAAADEAGDAGATATKPATKATKKAAPKKVGIGTAVKSADLTLTVTEFKCGVSVSDGYQDITPQGQFCKMSLTIRNDGSDQATVDDSQIKVKDAKGNEYGTSSDTMTVDGNIFLKQINPGNKIVGVAYYDVPVGTTPVTAEFRGSILSSAAEVALS, from the coding sequence ATGTCCCAGCAGACCCCGGGCCATCAGCAGCCCGACCCCCGGCAGCCCTACCAGCAGGGGCCCGTATACCAGGGTCCCAACTTCCCGCCCCAGAAGCCCAAGAAGTCCATCTGGAAGCGCTGGTGGATGATCTGTCTCTACATCGTCGTCGCGATCGCCGTGTTCGCCAATATGGGAGGCGGGGGCGGTGAGGAGGCAGCCACCACCGACTCCAGCGCCACGGCGGCCGCGGATGAGGCCGGTGACGCCGGGGCGACAGCGACGAAGCCGGCCACCAAGGCCACGAAGAAGGCGGCCCCCAAGAAGGTCGGCATCGGCACGGCGGTGAAGTCCGCCGATCTCACTCTCACCGTCACGGAGTTCAAGTGCGGAGTGTCTGTCAGCGACGGCTACCAGGACATCACCCCTCAGGGGCAGTTCTGCAAGATGTCGCTGACGATCAGGAATGACGGTTCCGACCAGGCCACCGTCGACGACTCGCAGATCAAGGTGAAGGACGCCAAGGGCAACGAGTACGGCACCTCCTCGGACACCATGACCGTTGACGGCAACATCTTCCTGAAGCAGATCAACCCCGGCAACAAGATTGTCGGCGTCGCCTACTACGACGTCCCGGTGGGTACGACGCCGGTGACCGCCGAGTTCAGGGGCTCGATCCTCAGCTCGGCCGCAGAGGTCGCCCTGTCCTGA
- a CDS encoding LemA family protein, with the protein MSLALILILIILVVVIGGGVGLFIAPYNSFVRLRNTIQESWRQVDVELNRRYELIPNLVETVRAAAAHERNTLEEVTRLRNQAVAMATGARGDAPDPQRSQIESQLTGAVHNLVAQVEAYPELRSNANFLELQRELAATEDRIAAGRRYYNANVKTYNTKTESFPSNLVAGMFHFEKASYFQVEDPAVRSAPGVNFGEISQRPETQQNIGQAGAPQLGQGSQAQAPGYAAPQQSPDQLPDPQAAQRPNPAQQADPSQQPWGNQGNQTSQ; encoded by the coding sequence ATGTCACTGGCACTGATCCTCATCCTCATCATCCTCGTCGTCGTGATCGGCGGCGGGGTCGGGCTGTTCATCGCGCCCTACAACTCCTTCGTCAGACTGCGCAACACCATTCAGGAGTCCTGGCGACAGGTCGACGTGGAACTGAACCGCCGCTACGAACTCATCCCGAATCTGGTCGAGACCGTGCGGGCAGCGGCCGCCCATGAGCGCAACACCCTGGAGGAGGTCACCCGGCTGCGCAACCAGGCGGTGGCGATGGCCACCGGAGCGCGGGGCGACGCCCCCGACCCGCAGCGCTCCCAGATCGAGTCGCAGCTCACCGGTGCCGTCCACAACCTGGTGGCCCAGGTGGAGGCCTACCCGGAGCTGCGCAGCAACGCGAACTTCCTGGAGCTGCAGCGCGAGCTGGCCGCCACCGAGGACCGTATCGCCGCCGGCAGGCGCTACTACAACGCCAACGTGAAGACCTACAACACCAAGACCGAGAGCTTCCCGTCGAACCTGGTGGCAGGCATGTTCCACTTCGAGAAGGCCAGCTACTTCCAGGTCGAGGATCCGGCGGTCCGTTCGGCTCCCGGCGTCAACTTCGGGGAGATCAGCCAGCGGCCCGAGACGCAGCAGAACATCGGCCAGGCCGGGGCGCCGCAGCTCGGCCAGGGCTCCCAGGCCCAGGCTCCCGGATACGCGGCGCCGCAGCAGTCCCCCGATCAGTTGCCGGATCCGCAGGCCGCACAGCGGCCGAATCCGGCGCAGCAGGCCGATCCGTCTCAACAGCCGTGGGGGAACCAGGGTAACCAGACCTCCCAGTAG
- a CDS encoding DUF4352 domain-containing protein: protein MPGYVDPYSQVPGQQPPGYPQGPYPRPPKKPKKSVWKRWWMICIYIILGLSVIANLGGGGSDAASSGSSAATDSKGKQATTKETNAAEKKAGIGTPVTSDELTMTVTAFKCGVSVADPIEDLSPQGQFCKMSVTIKNDGSDQATVDDSQIKVKDAKGNEYSTSSDTVFVDGSIFLKQINPGNKLTGVAYYDVPVGTTPVTAEFRGSILSSAAEVSLS, encoded by the coding sequence ATGCCCGGGTATGTGGACCCGTACAGCCAGGTACCCGGTCAGCAGCCCCCCGGGTATCCCCAGGGCCCTTACCCCCGGCCGCCGAAGAAGCCGAAGAAGTCGGTCTGGAAGCGCTGGTGGATGATCTGCATCTACATCATCCTCGGACTCTCCGTCATCGCCAATCTCGGCGGGGGTGGTTCCGACGCTGCCAGTTCCGGATCCAGCGCTGCGACCGATTCCAAGGGCAAGCAAGCCACCACGAAGGAGACGAACGCTGCGGAGAAGAAGGCCGGTATCGGGACTCCAGTGACCTCGGACGAACTCACCATGACGGTGACGGCGTTCAAGTGCGGCGTCTCGGTCGCTGATCCGATCGAGGACCTGAGCCCGCAGGGGCAGTTCTGCAAGATGTCGGTGACCATCAAGAACGACGGCTCTGACCAGGCCACCGTCGATGACTCGCAGATCAAGGTGAAGGACGCCAAGGGTAACGAGTACAGCACATCCTCGGACACGGTGTTCGTCGACGGCAGCATCTTCCTCAAGCAGATCAACCCCGGTAACAAGCTCACCGGCGTCGCCTACTACGACGTCCCGGTGGGTACGACGCCGGTGACCGCCGAGTTCAGGGGCTCGATCCTCAGCTCGGCCGCAGAGGTCTCCTTGTCCTGA
- a CDS encoding adenylyltransferase/cytidyltransferase family protein, whose product MAGSMTVGYVPGGFDMLHIGHLNILTSSRERCDRLIAGVATDEALIAMKGRAPVVPFEERLALVAALRCVDRAVADVGQDKRIAWRRHHFDVLFKGDDWKDTPKGDQLEAEMAEIGARVVYLPYTPTTSSTILRGYLTKALRIA is encoded by the coding sequence ATGGCGGGTTCGATGACGGTGGGCTATGTGCCGGGCGGTTTCGACATGCTCCACATCGGTCATCTGAACATTCTCACGTCCTCCCGGGAGCGTTGTGACCGGCTCATCGCCGGAGTCGCCACGGATGAGGCCCTCATCGCCATGAAGGGACGCGCTCCGGTGGTCCCCTTCGAGGAGCGGCTCGCACTGGTCGCAGCGCTGAGATGCGTCGATCGTGCGGTGGCGGACGTCGGCCAGGACAAGCGCATCGCCTGGCGGCGTCATCACTTCGACGTCCTGTTCAAGGGCGACGACTGGAAGGACACCCCCAAGGGCGACCAGCTGGAGGCGGAGATGGCCGAGATCGGTGCCCGGGTGGTCTACCTTCCCTACACTCCGACGACCTCCTCGACGATACTGCGGGGCTACCTCACCAAAGCCCTCAGGATCGCCTGA
- a CDS encoding sortase domain-containing protein encodes MSRLRLRPFGWTVVSLVALIVAAALWAGWTWWGSTLPPGDRARAAASSAARSWSASPSPSASTSKGPAEGDLIAVMRIPRLGSSWAWPVYASTDDADSALADGLAWYRDTALPGQKGNFAVAGRSATGANGFRDLRKLHAGDDVVVETASSVFTYRIDVAPASLTVRSTDDWVLDPVPGHADATAQQPLITLTTGQDMIATSGRSVAMGHLVSARNR; translated from the coding sequence ATGAGCCGCCTACGTCTGCGACCCTTCGGCTGGACCGTCGTCAGTCTCGTCGCCCTGATCGTCGCCGCGGCCCTGTGGGCCGGATGGACGTGGTGGGGCAGCACCCTCCCGCCCGGGGACCGGGCCCGCGCCGCGGCGTCGTCGGCCGCCCGGTCCTGGTCGGCGTCACCGTCCCCCTCCGCGTCGACCTCCAAGGGCCCGGCCGAGGGCGATCTCATCGCGGTGATGAGGATCCCGAGGCTCGGATCGAGCTGGGCATGGCCGGTCTACGCCTCCACCGATGACGCCGACTCCGCCCTGGCCGATGGTCTGGCCTGGTACCGCGACACAGCGCTGCCCGGCCAGAAGGGCAATTTCGCGGTCGCCGGGCGTTCGGCCACCGGCGCCAACGGCTTCCGCGATCTGCGGAAGCTGCACGCCGGGGACGACGTCGTCGTGGAGACCGCATCCTCGGTGTTCACCTACCGGATCGACGTCGCCCCGGCGAGCCTCACCGTGCGCAGCACCGACGACTGGGTGCTCGACCCGGTGCCCGGCCATGCCGACGCCACCGCACAGCAGCCGCTCATCACGCTGACCACCGGTCAGGACATGATCGCCACCTCCGGCCGCTCGGTCGCCATGGGACACCTGGTCTCCGCCCGGAACCGCTAG
- a CDS encoding glycine betaine ABC transporter substrate-binding protein — protein MIRKKLVAVVALLSATTMYLSACGASNSGGGSAGGSSDAPSSNVDQKWANCKVTDGAKDASSMDADSKKDITIGAFNGWDESFATAHLIKYALEKDGYKVTVKGFDAGPGYTGLAGGDIDLITDGWLPLTHADYMKKYGSKLESMGCWYDNAKLTIAVNKDSKAKSIADLESMSSEFGNTLYGIEAGAGETKVVQDTMIPKYGLKNMKLKVSSTPAMLSQLKKATAAKQDVAVTLWRPHWAYEAFPVRDLADPKGAMGGAEKIYSFGRPGFEKDDPKAAQLVKNLAFSDAELSSLENVMFSDSKYGGKNNDKAVAEWAGQNSDWIKKWEQGKLTGNQK, from the coding sequence ATGATCAGGAAGAAGCTCGTGGCAGTCGTCGCACTGTTGAGTGCGACGACGATGTACCTGTCGGCATGCGGCGCCTCCAACAGCGGGGGCGGCTCGGCGGGGGGAAGCTCGGACGCTCCCTCCTCCAATGTTGACCAGAAATGGGCGAACTGCAAGGTGACCGACGGTGCCAAGGACGCCAGCAGCATGGACGCCGACAGCAAGAAGGACATCACCATCGGTGCCTTCAACGGCTGGGACGAGTCCTTCGCCACCGCCCACCTCATCAAGTACGCGTTGGAGAAGGACGGCTACAAGGTCACCGTCAAGGGGTTCGACGCCGGCCCCGGCTACACCGGCCTGGCCGGAGGCGACATCGACCTCATCACCGACGGCTGGCTGCCGCTGACCCACGCCGACTACATGAAGAAGTACGGCTCGAAACTGGAGTCGATGGGCTGCTGGTACGACAACGCCAAGCTCACCATCGCGGTGAACAAGGACTCCAAGGCCAAGTCCATCGCCGATCTGGAGTCCATGAGCAGCGAATTCGGGAACACCCTCTACGGCATCGAGGCCGGCGCCGGGGAGACGAAGGTCGTGCAGGACACCATGATCCCGAAGTACGGGCTGAAGAACATGAAGCTCAAGGTGTCCTCGACCCCCGCGATGCTGTCCCAGCTCAAGAAGGCCACCGCCGCCAAGCAGGACGTGGCCGTCACCCTGTGGCGTCCGCACTGGGCCTACGAGGCCTTCCCGGTCCGTGATCTCGCGGATCCCAAGGGGGCCATGGGAGGAGCCGAGAAGATCTACAGCTTCGGCCGTCCCGGATTCGAGAAGGATGATCCCAAGGCCGCGCAGCTGGTCAAGAACCTGGCCTTCAGCGATGCCGAGCTGTCCAGCCTGGAGAATGTGATGTTCTCCGACTCCAAGTACGGCGGCAAGAACAATGACAAGGCCGTCGCCGAGTGGGCCGGGCAGAACTCCGACTGGATCAAGAAGTGGGAGCAGGGCAAGTTGACCGGCAACCAGAAGTAG